A genomic stretch from Hemicordylus capensis ecotype Gifberg chromosome 1, rHemCap1.1.pri, whole genome shotgun sequence includes:
- the LOC128339483 gene encoding chondrolectin-like, with amino-acid sequence MLPSPCKGSPLLLLGAWLLWAQSCFSLRVLSGQKVCYGDSTHPCYKIAYFQDLSRRVGFQEARQACIIDGGVLLSLQSEAEQKLIEKMLQNFTKSGNGIADGDFWIGLWRSGEGQATSNACPDLYQWADGSSSLFRNWYTDEPSCGSEACVVMYHQPTANPGLGGPYLYQWNDDRCNMKHNFICKYAPDDILEKELGDRAVPDYEGQTTVPAGRPHDTSKPEDHIPVVVTETGLIPNLIYVVIPTIPLLLLILVAFGTCCFQMLHKSKGRTKTSPDQSTLWISKNPRKDSSMEV; translated from the exons ATGCTCCCCTCTCCGTGCAAAGggtctcccctgctgctgctgggcgcttGGCTGTTGTGGGCGCAAAGTTGCTTCTCTTTGCGAGTCCTCAGTGGTCAAAAGGTATGTTATGGTGATTCAACACATCCTTGCTACAAGATTGCCTATTTCCAGGATTTGTCCAGACGTGTGGGTTTCCAGGAGGCCCGCCAAGCCTGTATAATTGATGGTGGAGTACTTTTAAGCCTTCAAAGTGAAGCAGAACAGAAGTTAATCGAGAAAATGTTGCAGAACTTCACAAAATCAGGCAATGGAATTGCTGATGGTGACTTCTGGATTGGGCTATGGAGAAGTGGTGAGGGACAAGCTACATCGAATGCCTGTCCAGATCTTTACCAATGGGCAGATGGAAGTAGTTCTCTTTTCAGAAATTGGTATACAGATGAGCCTTCCTGTGGGAGTGAAGCTTGTGTTGTGATGTATCATCAACCAACTGCAAACCCTGGCTTGGGAGGGCCTTATCTTTACCAATGGAATGATGACCGATGCAACATGAAGCACAATTTTATCTGCAAGTATGCCCCAGATGACATCCTAGAAAAAGAATTAGGAGACAGAGCAGTTCCAGATTATGAAGGCCAAACAACAGTGCCAGCAGGGAGGCCTCATGATACAAGCAAGCCAGAAGATCATATTCCGGTGGTTGTGACTGAAACTGGGTTAATTCCCAATCTAATTTATGTTGTTATACCAACTATACCACTGCTGTTATTGATATTAGTGGCTTTTGGGACTTGCTGTTTCCAGATGCTGCATAAAA gtaaaggaagaacaaaaaccagTCCAGATCAGTCTACACTATGGATTTCAAAGAATCCAAGGAAAGACAGTAGCATGGAGGTATAA